The following coding sequences lie in one Natronorubrum tibetense GA33 genomic window:
- a CDS encoding GNAT family N-acetyltransferase → MTTNKSGPTVQTGVPDRDALLELLNQAYDGWGTTELLQWKYDEYPEFDPEAHCFYIECDGDLAAYRRVFEKRIVTPDGTVPLYILGDTAVNPSYQGQGLYSRLHAVTTGEYNDAGVISTFNRVGNITYNANLDRGWEYRTLPLRLRILDYSTVIAQYATNVVSSDSTTYAGLEAIDRYVNVRTPSGDSIALTERGATRNRFAYGLPIPVPARLLDRCVEIASTPKPEEAVVDMIRDTVRFGSSTAEIQYQRGTAYRVELLTDSDEAPVDELVALCRSEQPSFRRDAADIEHLLRYPDADAVLIYRDDQLTGFAVVGPKSEPLTIEGRVLEFQATDESSESLLIDAIESVGLQRGYDTLVATAPIEHDRWLTVERQVHMWDPETFTNGAAPAIRMAHLGMYDTL, encoded by the coding sequence ATGACAACCAATAAGAGTGGTCCCACGGTCCAGACCGGGGTTCCCGACCGAGACGCGTTGCTGGAGCTGCTTAACCAGGCGTACGACGGCTGGGGTACTACCGAGTTGCTCCAATGGAAATACGACGAGTATCCAGAATTCGATCCCGAAGCCCATTGCTTCTATATCGAATGTGATGGGGATCTCGCGGCATACCGTCGTGTCTTTGAGAAGCGCATTGTAACTCCTGATGGAACGGTTCCCCTTTATATCCTCGGGGATACCGCAGTCAACCCTTCGTATCAGGGCCAGGGTCTGTACTCCCGGTTGCATGCTGTCACTACGGGGGAGTACAATGATGCCGGTGTGATTTCGACGTTCAATAGAGTGGGTAACATCACGTACAACGCAAACCTCGACCGTGGGTGGGAATACCGAACGCTTCCATTGCGGCTTCGGATCCTCGATTATTCCACCGTCATCGCACAGTACGCGACCAACGTTGTTTCGTCCGACTCCACGACCTACGCGGGTTTAGAGGCCATCGATCGGTATGTGAACGTCCGGACACCGAGCGGAGATTCCATTGCTCTGACTGAACGCGGAGCAACACGGAACCGATTTGCGTATGGTTTACCGATCCCGGTACCTGCGCGGCTCTTAGATAGGTGCGTTGAGATAGCATCTACCCCGAAGCCCGAGGAGGCGGTCGTCGACATGATACGTGATACGGTCAGATTCGGGTCATCGACAGCTGAAATCCAGTATCAACGGGGGACTGCGTATCGGGTCGAATTACTTACCGACTCCGATGAGGCACCAGTTGACGAACTTGTCGCTCTTTGCCGTTCAGAGCAACCTTCGTTCCGACGAGATGCAGCCGATATTGAGCATTTATTACGCTATCCGGACGCTGATGCGGTACTCATATATCGAGATGACCAGCTGACCGGGTTTGCAGTTGTGGGGCCAAAATCGGAGCCTCTGACGATCGAAGGGCGCGTACTCGAGTTTCAGGCTACAGATGAGTCATCCGAATCACTGTTGATTGATGCAATCGAAAGCGTCGGCCTCCAGCGCGGGTACGACACACTGGTTGCAACCGCGCCGATCGAGCACGACCGGTGGCTCACCGTCGAACGACAGGTCCACATGTGGGATCCGGAAACGTTTACGAACGGAGCAGCACCAGCGATTCGAATGGCACACCTCGGCATGTACGATACCCTATGA
- a CDS encoding glycosyltransferase family 4 protein produces MTRSPLRILRVVQSTYPEVVGGIGLHVSSMSKLQAEMGHDVTVLTSDNGDRKLPRGEHRDGYRVIRHRQMIEPVGNSITPGIVQTLRKEVPKHDIVHLHSHLYFMSNVAAAIARFSDTPVVMTNHGVWSDTAPRWLLNAFNPTVGRFTWGTADRVFCYTETDRDRLRNWNVNTEVRIIPNGIDTDRFAPDPEIDRKKQILFVARLKYNKGAQFLLEAFSTLADEFSDYSIKIVGDGPMREKLPSIAAELGVRDCVSFTGELPNHELPRHYNESELFVLPSLNEGLPRTVLEAMACETPVITSDLEQLGPVVEGAGYTVPTESTEALAERLDDLLGSEERREGFGKTGRKKVIESYSWDDTVRETTEEYYSVIQ; encoded by the coding sequence ATGACGCGATCTCCACTCCGCATCTTGCGAGTCGTCCAGAGTACGTATCCCGAAGTCGTTGGAGGGATTGGTCTCCACGTGAGTAGTATGTCGAAACTCCAAGCAGAAATGGGGCACGACGTAACCGTGTTGACCTCCGATAACGGCGATCGGAAACTTCCGCGGGGGGAACATCGGGATGGGTATCGGGTGATTCGACATCGACAGATGATCGAACCGGTTGGAAATTCGATCACACCGGGTATCGTACAAACATTACGCAAGGAGGTCCCGAAGCACGATATTGTTCATCTCCACTCACATCTGTATTTCATGTCAAACGTTGCCGCGGCCATTGCGCGGTTTTCGGACACTCCGGTAGTGATGACGAACCACGGTGTCTGGTCCGACACAGCCCCCCGGTGGCTTCTCAATGCGTTCAATCCGACCGTCGGCCGATTTACGTGGGGGACGGCCGACCGCGTGTTCTGTTATACGGAGACCGACCGCGACCGTCTACGGAATTGGAACGTCAATACGGAGGTTCGAATCATCCCGAACGGGATCGACACCGATCGGTTCGCGCCCGATCCTGAGATCGATCGAAAGAAACAGATCCTGTTCGTTGCCCGGCTGAAGTACAATAAGGGGGCGCAGTTCCTCCTCGAAGCCTTCTCGACGCTGGCCGACGAGTTCTCCGATTACTCGATCAAAATCGTTGGTGACGGGCCGATGCGCGAGAAACTGCCCTCCATTGCCGCAGAACTGGGCGTTCGCGATTGTGTCTCGTTCACTGGGGAACTTCCGAACCACGAACTTCCACGCCACTACAACGAGAGCGAGCTGTTCGTCCTGCCAAGCCTCAACGAGGGACTCCCACGGACCGTTCTCGAGGCGATGGCCTGCGAGACGCCTGTGATCACCTCCGACCTCGAGCAGCTCGGGCCAGTCGTCGAAGGTGCGGGCTACACCGTGCCGACGGAGTCGACGGAGGCGCTGGCGGAGCGCCTTGACGACCTGCTCGGCTCCGAGGAGCGACGCGAGGGGTTCGGGAAGACTGGTCGGAAGAAGGTTATCGAGAGCTACTCGTGGGACGATACCGTGCGGGAAACGACCGAGGAGTACTATTCCGTCATTCAATAA
- a CDS encoding HVO_A0556 family zinc finger protein, translating to MQYGRVQEIELLERLKGNDCQFCTDGSLVPGEYKGNSAVLCQSCQTPAVQLW from the coding sequence ATGCAATACGGCAGGGTTCAGGAAATAGAGTTGCTCGAGCGATTGAAAGGGAATGACTGTCAGTTTTGTACAGACGGCTCGCTCGTGCCGGGAGAGTACAAGGGAAACAGCGCCGTACTCTGTCAGAGTTGTCAGACACCCGCCGTCCAACTCTGGTAG
- a CDS encoding polysaccharide deacetylase family protein, translating into MSERDLACVTLDLENDWYFDADGYDHLTLEYIDDYIGVMRDLDVPVTVFAVGRTIERFPEVINRLDAELQSEFHLHSYQHDTSKSYDFREEIRQGKAAFENHFGVEPEGYRAPQGNIEPYEFEVLEEEGFRFDSSVFPSYRPGVYNNLGQPIEPYQPAQTDELLEVPIGVTTRTRIPTCQSYLKLLGRPYLRYLKRAALPAPLVVNTHLQDFYRTASHDRLDQPKRFIMKRNLDRSVDLFMRFVEQLRGRGYEFTQMSDIVVDHIDFAKLTYDESDETQTEPDTSVDEPGTDADTETEQVKIPEDRETTDG; encoded by the coding sequence GTGAGTGAGAGGGATCTTGCCTGCGTAACGTTGGATCTCGAGAATGACTGGTATTTCGACGCCGACGGCTATGATCACTTGACGCTCGAGTACATTGACGACTACATCGGTGTGATGCGGGACCTAGACGTCCCGGTGACGGTCTTCGCCGTCGGTCGGACGATCGAACGTTTTCCAGAGGTTATCAATCGGTTGGATGCGGAACTCCAGAGCGAGTTCCATCTGCACTCCTACCAACACGATACCTCAAAATCGTACGACTTCCGTGAGGAAATTCGGCAGGGGAAGGCAGCGTTCGAGAACCACTTCGGCGTCGAACCCGAAGGGTATCGCGCCCCACAGGGAAACATCGAGCCCTACGAGTTCGAGGTCCTTGAGGAAGAAGGGTTTCGGTTCGACTCGAGCGTTTTTCCGTCGTATCGGCCCGGCGTCTACAACAATCTCGGCCAACCGATCGAGCCGTACCAGCCCGCCCAGACGGACGAGTTGCTCGAGGTGCCGATCGGCGTCACGACCCGCACGCGCATTCCGACCTGTCAAAGCTACCTCAAGCTGCTTGGACGGCCGTACCTCCGCTATCTCAAACGGGCCGCGCTGCCGGCGCCTCTCGTCGTAAATACACATCTCCAGGACTTCTACCGAACCGCATCCCACGACCGGCTCGATCAGCCGAAACGGTTCATCATGAAACGCAATCTCGATCGGTCCGTGGACCTGTTCATGCGGTTCGTCGAGCAACTTCGCGGCCGAGGGTATGAATTCACTCAAATGTCAGATATCGTCGTCGACCATATTGATTTCGCGAAGTTGACGTACGACGAGTCCGACGAAACGCAGACGGAACCGGACACTAGCGTCGACGAACCTGGCACTGACGCCGACACCGAAACCGAACAAGTGAAGATACCGGAAGACCGCGAGACTACCGATGGCTGA
- a CDS encoding nucleotide sugar dehydrogenase yields the protein MRDQTYAESALDGTQTQLCVVGLGYVGLPLAQAFDSVGHDVWGVDIDAEKVATLEAGVDPTGDVGNDAIAASEIEFTTEPGLVAEAEIVIVAVPTPVDDLEKPDLGLVEAAGETIGAHLQPGATVVLESTVYPGATREVFVPAIEQSSGLDAGEEFGVGYSPERMVPGDSDHGLADVVKIVSGLTDETLTELAALYETVVDAGVHRAPTIETAEAAKCVENTQRDLNIALVNELAVACDHLGLETEAVLEAAGTKWNFHEYRPGLVGGHCIPVDPFYLIYESEQQGFAPELIQKAREVNEYVPTHVAEMTIKALNESENVLQHSRVLVAGLTYKPNVDDIRTSAIDGVIDELQEYGIEVVGFDPHADDDLMREEFGIDVQEELSVEGFDALVIGTPHSEFHGLPFGDLAYEMADDPVLVDVDGTFEEQGQLNDFTYRRL from the coding sequence ATGCGTGACCAGACGTACGCGGAGTCTGCCCTCGATGGTACACAGACACAGCTCTGTGTCGTTGGGCTGGGGTATGTCGGCCTCCCACTGGCCCAAGCGTTCGACAGCGTGGGCCACGACGTGTGGGGTGTTGATATCGACGCCGAAAAAGTGGCGACCCTGGAGGCAGGCGTTGATCCGACGGGTGATGTCGGTAACGATGCGATCGCTGCCAGCGAGATTGAATTTACGACAGAACCGGGACTGGTGGCAGAGGCGGAAATCGTAATCGTGGCGGTGCCAACGCCCGTCGATGATCTCGAGAAACCTGATCTCGGATTGGTTGAGGCGGCCGGGGAGACGATCGGTGCACACCTTCAACCAGGGGCGACGGTCGTCCTCGAGTCGACGGTGTATCCAGGCGCAACCCGTGAGGTGTTCGTGCCCGCGATTGAGCAGTCTTCTGGACTCGACGCTGGGGAGGAGTTCGGTGTCGGATATTCGCCCGAACGGATGGTCCCCGGCGATAGTGATCACGGTCTCGCAGATGTCGTCAAAATCGTGAGTGGGTTGACCGACGAGACACTTACCGAACTCGCCGCATTGTACGAGACGGTCGTCGATGCTGGGGTACACCGCGCTCCGACGATCGAGACCGCCGAAGCGGCGAAGTGTGTCGAGAACACGCAGCGTGACCTGAACATTGCGCTGGTCAATGAGTTAGCCGTGGCGTGTGATCATCTGGGTCTCGAGACGGAGGCTGTGCTCGAGGCCGCAGGTACGAAGTGGAACTTTCATGAGTATCGTCCAGGACTGGTCGGCGGTCACTGCATTCCCGTCGATCCGTTCTATCTGATCTATGAGAGCGAACAGCAGGGCTTCGCACCCGAACTGATCCAGAAGGCCCGTGAGGTCAACGAGTACGTTCCAACCCACGTTGCTGAGATGACCATCAAGGCCCTCAACGAGAGCGAAAACGTGCTCCAGCACAGCCGGGTGCTCGTCGCTGGATTGACGTACAAACCGAACGTCGATGATATTCGCACGTCTGCGATCGACGGCGTTATCGACGAACTTCAGGAGTACGGTATCGAGGTTGTCGGCTTCGATCCGCATGCAGATGACGACCTCATGCGTGAGGAGTTTGGAATCGATGTGCAGGAGGAACTCTCTGTCGAGGGGTTCGACGCACTCGTCATCGGCACGCCTCATAGTGAGTTCCACGGGTTGCCATTCGGCGATTTGGCCTATGAAATGGCCGACGATCCGGTGTTAGTCGACGTTGACGGAACGTTCGAAGAGCAAGGACAACTGAACGACTTTACCTATCGGAGGCTCTGA
- a CDS encoding glycosyltransferase family 2 protein yields the protein MYRDHTVGVVIPAYNEEGFVGDVIREMPDYVDRMYLIDDCSTDGTWEEIHTAARTDAAGIELEYDGVLGSEPTEEAELVTDGGRSMLEQRAIVNDSIGRVVPIQHRENLGAGGAIKTGYLAALKDEVDIVPTVDGDGQMDLSQLPKLLDPIVEDEADYAKGNRLLYKEFRSDMPPFRFFGNSILTFLTKISSGYWKTMDPQNGYTAISHYALANVGIEGMYEYYGYCNDLLVKLNAKGMRVADVAIPAVYGDEESSINYTTYIRKVSGMLLRNFFWRLKVKYLVLDFHPLALFYLFGAAMTGMGTAGGLWSLYAKVMLGDPLFMRASSSLLLFSVGCMFVMFAMLFDMQANESREVQVRE from the coding sequence ATGTATCGGGACCACACTGTTGGGGTTGTCATCCCGGCGTACAACGAGGAAGGCTTTGTCGGCGATGTCATCCGCGAGATGCCCGACTACGTTGATCGGATGTATCTGATCGATGATTGTTCTACTGATGGTACATGGGAAGAGATCCACACAGCTGCACGCACGGATGCGGCTGGGATCGAACTCGAGTACGATGGTGTCCTCGGGTCGGAACCGACCGAGGAAGCCGAACTCGTTACTGACGGTGGCCGATCCATGCTGGAACAGCGGGCGATCGTCAATGATTCCATCGGACGTGTCGTGCCAATTCAGCACCGAGAGAATCTGGGTGCTGGTGGGGCAATCAAGACAGGCTATCTGGCGGCACTTAAGGATGAAGTTGATATCGTCCCAACCGTCGACGGCGATGGTCAAATGGATCTGTCCCAGCTGCCCAAGCTGCTAGATCCAATCGTGGAGGACGAAGCGGACTACGCGAAAGGGAATCGGTTGTTGTACAAGGAGTTCCGATCGGATATGCCACCGTTCCGGTTCTTCGGAAACTCGATTCTAACGTTCTTAACGAAGATTTCGTCGGGCTACTGGAAGACGATGGATCCCCAGAACGGGTATACAGCGATCTCTCACTATGCATTGGCGAACGTGGGCATTGAGGGGATGTACGAGTACTACGGCTACTGTAACGATCTCCTGGTCAAACTGAATGCCAAGGGAATGCGGGTGGCCGATGTTGCGATTCCTGCGGTGTATGGCGACGAGGAGTCCTCGATCAACTACACGACGTATATTCGGAAGGTGTCGGGGATGTTGCTCCGGAACTTCTTCTGGCGGCTGAAGGTGAAGTATCTCGTACTGGACTTCCATCCGCTAGCATTGTTCTACTTGTTTGGTGCGGCAATGACTGGAATGGGTACCGCTGGTGGACTGTGGTCGCTCTACGCGAAGGTCATGCTCGGTGATCCGCTGTTCATGCGGGCCTCTTCGAGCCTGCTCCTCTTCTCGGTCGGGTGCATGTTCGTGATGTTCGCGATGTTGTTCGATATGCAGGCCAACGAGAGTCGAGAGGTGCAGGTCCGTGAGTGA